One Natronosalvus rutilus DNA window includes the following coding sequences:
- a CDS encoding type II toxin-antitoxin system HicB family antitoxin, with protein sequence MASSTRTGDANDGEIRLWQEDDWWVAKDVDTGVTTQGESREEALDNLDDAVAVYTGERGREPTDEELRALGINPANNTTGDQEPPDVLD encoded by the coding sequence ATGGCCAGTTCGACCCGAACCGGCGATGCCAACGACGGCGAGATTCGCCTCTGGCAGGAGGACGACTGGTGGGTTGCGAAAGACGTGGATACCGGTGTGACGACTCAGGGAGAGTCCAGAGAAGAAGCGCTGGACAACCTCGACGACGCTGTCGCAGTCTACACCGGCGAACGTGGCCGTGAACCGACGGACGAGGAACTTCGTGCGCTAGGAATCAACCCCGCGAACAATACTACGGGCGACCAGGAGCCGCCGGACGTGCTCGACTAA
- a CDS encoding TrmB family transcriptional regulator gives MTAQQHKTGTVNLLQDLGLKEYEARSFLALTQLSTGTAKEISAISEVPRTRVYDAVRVLESKGLVEVQHSNPQQFRAVSIEEATAILRQQYDARIDTLQSHLEALDLQPENDDSDRMQEVWSLSGHDGIEARTHNLLADAESEIVLLVVEEELLTEALYDRLHDAVDRGVDVIIGGETDAIIAKLGTELPSVKVFETELDWLLGPASDDEVAISRLLLVDRTTLLVSSFYPDADPDDSYEQAVFANGLENGIVVLLRRIISSGLLPVANPVR, from the coding sequence ATGACAGCTCAGCAACATAAAACCGGGACGGTGAATCTGTTACAGGACCTTGGGCTGAAGGAGTACGAGGCGCGGAGTTTCCTGGCATTGACCCAACTCTCGACGGGGACCGCCAAGGAAATCAGCGCGATCTCAGAGGTACCTCGGACCCGGGTGTACGACGCTGTCCGAGTGCTGGAGTCAAAGGGGCTGGTCGAAGTGCAGCACTCGAACCCCCAGCAGTTTCGCGCGGTCAGCATCGAGGAGGCAACCGCGATCTTGCGTCAGCAGTACGACGCGCGGATCGACACCCTTCAGTCACACCTCGAAGCGCTCGATCTTCAGCCGGAGAATGACGACAGCGACCGAATGCAGGAGGTATGGTCGCTGTCCGGCCATGATGGCATCGAGGCCCGGACACACAATCTGCTGGCGGACGCCGAATCGGAGATTGTCCTGCTGGTCGTCGAGGAGGAACTTCTGACGGAGGCGTTGTACGACCGGCTCCACGACGCAGTAGACCGCGGCGTCGACGTGATCATCGGTGGTGAGACGGACGCGATCATCGCCAAGCTCGGGACCGAGCTGCCATCCGTGAAGGTGTTCGAAACCGAACTGGACTGGCTCCTGGGGCCCGCGAGCGACGACGAGGTTGCCATCAGCCGCCTGCTGTTGGTTGACCGCACAACGTTGCTGGTCAGTTCCTTCTACCCGGACGCCGACCCCGACGACTCATACGAACAGGCGGTCTTCGCCAACGGCCTGGAGAACGGTATCGTCGTCCTCCTTCGCCGGATAATCTCCTCGGGTCTGCTCCCCGTGGCGAACCCGGTGAGGTAG
- a CDS encoding VirB4 family type IV secretion system protein: MGRFDRFRSWLPVGSSEPSIDDIDDETFDRAAEVLEANGDDLTKENIRKQARYLLEVEDVDDGELRLGVIQDETEQTLADRDVIAPRQLQEVSNLFESGYMVRNDQFVRTLTIHGYPERVPLGWLEDLYTTNDHVRVTQHIQPRDTGSVLRKLQKRLTQLRARLHKKYEKNQTNTHEAEADRDMVKELIWDIILGETKLFDFAIYIEVIADTKQELDDATERVIETVGAANAKAVTLEKRQIESQDALAPLGDDPIKATQLMQETAVGTMFPFIEPSVADPEGVFYGFDGTNTPVLLDRYRLSSYSKAIAGKMGSGKTFAEKHEMYHRLMMDPEIEMLVLDPLGDFVDFANDLGGQVIRFGGQNTVNPLEIRRGIDDVADDPFKKKFRSVMELFRTHFSAVADQSLSKEQEGILRRAVRLAYLKYGITPNPATHENTSPTIQDVLEILHALTDGDQPSEFLELHEDADEERVRPEIEQLETRFREADEKYAYQLLLGLEAFQHGGENDNLNGRTNVELDNRLVVIDMSMFADTGQAPLFMHVMFDWIYQRAQSSDRRTQVTIDEAHYLLRRAATTDMIDLFIRHSRHFNTAITLISQTVDEFIAKSDKKSEEAVEKARNVYNLCDIKQIFHHESVSNAMIDFHGLTPSEQNFIATAQTGEDGGYSECLLAVNDWTKSLALHVNDYEIHVLDDDLDPWEYLVDQRYIDAGDVQYLAREGRVDDYEIPDSLLEEAGVPTAPQEADD, from the coding sequence ATGGGGCGATTCGACCGCTTCCGCTCGTGGCTGCCCGTAGGGAGTAGTGAGCCAAGCATCGATGATATCGACGACGAGACGTTCGACCGCGCTGCGGAGGTCCTCGAGGCGAACGGCGACGACCTCACGAAGGAGAATATCCGAAAGCAGGCCAGGTACTTGCTCGAAGTCGAGGACGTCGACGACGGAGAACTCCGGCTTGGCGTCATCCAGGACGAGACCGAACAGACGCTGGCCGACCGTGACGTCATCGCCCCACGACAGCTTCAGGAAGTCTCGAACCTCTTCGAGTCGGGCTATATGGTCCGCAACGACCAGTTCGTTCGGACGCTGACCATCCACGGCTATCCTGAGCGGGTTCCACTGGGCTGGCTCGAGGACCTGTACACGACGAACGACCACGTCCGCGTCACTCAGCATATCCAGCCACGCGATACGGGGTCAGTCCTCCGCAAGCTCCAGAAACGCCTCACGCAGCTGCGAGCCCGCCTGCACAAGAAATACGAGAAGAATCAGACCAACACTCACGAAGCCGAGGCCGACCGCGACATGGTCAAAGAGCTCATCTGGGACATCATCCTCGGGGAAACGAAGCTCTTCGACTTCGCGATCTACATCGAGGTCATTGCGGATACCAAGCAGGAACTCGATGATGCGACCGAACGCGTCATCGAAACGGTGGGTGCCGCAAATGCCAAAGCCGTCACGCTGGAGAAACGCCAGATCGAATCTCAGGACGCGCTGGCCCCACTGGGCGACGATCCGATTAAGGCGACCCAGCTCATGCAGGAGACGGCTGTTGGGACGATGTTCCCGTTCATCGAGCCCTCTGTGGCCGACCCGGAGGGTGTCTTCTACGGCTTCGACGGCACGAATACACCCGTTCTATTGGACCGCTATCGGCTCTCGTCGTACTCGAAAGCGATTGCCGGAAAGATGGGGTCGGGAAAGACGTTCGCGGAGAAGCACGAGATGTACCATCGTCTGATGATGGATCCTGAGATCGAAATGCTCGTCCTCGATCCGCTGGGGGACTTCGTCGACTTCGCGAACGACCTCGGCGGACAGGTCATCCGCTTCGGCGGGCAGAACACGGTCAACCCCCTCGAAATCCGGCGCGGTATCGACGACGTCGCGGACGACCCGTTCAAGAAGAAGTTCCGGTCGGTGATGGAGCTATTTCGTACCCACTTCTCGGCGGTGGCGGATCAGTCGCTGAGCAAGGAACAGGAGGGCATCCTTCGCCGGGCTGTTCGGCTTGCCTATCTCAAATACGGAATTACCCCCAACCCGGCGACCCACGAGAACACGAGCCCGACGATACAGGACGTCCTCGAGATTCTGCATGCACTCACAGACGGTGACCAGCCGTCGGAGTTTCTCGAGCTTCACGAGGATGCGGACGAGGAGCGCGTTCGGCCAGAAATCGAACAGCTCGAGACGCGGTTCAGAGAAGCCGACGAGAAGTACGCCTACCAGCTCCTCCTCGGGCTCGAGGCGTTCCAGCACGGCGGCGAGAACGACAATCTGAACGGCCGAACCAACGTCGAACTCGACAATCGGCTGGTCGTGATCGATATGTCGATGTTCGCCGACACCGGCCAGGCGCCGCTGTTCATGCACGTGATGTTCGACTGGATCTACCAGCGTGCCCAGAGCAGCGATCGCCGCACACAGGTGACCATCGACGAGGCCCACTACCTGCTGCGGCGGGCGGCGACGACGGACATGATCGACCTGTTCATCCGCCACAGTCGCCACTTCAACACGGCAATTACGCTCATTTCACAGACCGTCGATGAGTTCATCGCGAAGTCCGATAAGAAGTCCGAGGAGGCCGTCGAGAAGGCCCGGAACGTCTACAACCTCTGTGACATCAAGCAGATCTTCCACCACGAGTCGGTCAGTAACGCCATGATCGACTTCCATGGGTTGACCCCCTCCGAGCAGAACTTCATCGCAACTGCGCAGACCGGCGAGGACGGCGGCTACTCGGAGTGTCTGCTCGCCGTCAACGACTGGACGAAATCACTCGCCCTCCACGTGAACGACTACGAGATTCACGTTCTTGACGACGACCTCGACCCGTGGGAGTATCTCGTCGATCAGCGGTACATCGACGCCGGCGACGTCCAGTATCTCGCCCGGGAAGGGCGTGTCGACGACTACGAGATACCGGACTCGCTGCTCGAGGAGGCCGGTGTCCCGACCGCACCACAAGAGGCCGATGACTGA
- a CDS encoding MBL fold metallo-hydrolase, protein MSHQRTLKQSEEGSTATNDGSLVDQPLVVTPLGGAREVGRSCYHVQTPELDFLVDCGLNQGSGGQFPKLREIDEGQIDAVFLTHAHIDHSGGLPVLEHRGLLAADAPLITTRPTTALCHTLLHDSINIHEEQARQQGRKQQFTRDDVHDVLERFKPHRYGTHTLSRDLPRIDTLADIEYKLGGAGHLLGSAWLAIEYGGRRVVFSGDIGGRSAHLPDWEAPPPADTLFLESTYGDRQQHRSLKSARNQLYQETLDAVKNGIPVLIPTFAVGRAQEVMQIFRERFPHEPDDVQEKLEVIYDGMARDATAAYHAYSIGEFVNEKINNWRMNAQDNEPFLPDCAWYPENNSERAPILDGDSAPIIVAPSGMLTGGTSPLYLTALAEKYDEARVFLIGHQAEGTPGKVLQDASGTHVEVSLPVTPFTDLDLEADDSGNTTVTIPTSWIQTISGFSGHCARQVLSEFAQDVDAKHVALVHGPSAAQKECRNYLDKRLNADVVSRAIMGTPIPVYGATSGELTNVDLSDGAATAATVRPQSEVDTDHVTDTLVDDDESSSEFEAENLETEKEVELSVGERIDALEEKIKQLEAELVAARHEGRWTEGELRRLIRSVLDSGSTIPGSVSGPQFKEHTLDSLLEIDGVGTNILENLNENGYQSIAGIKSASVSDLTNVDGIGKKIATRMLEQTHRES, encoded by the coding sequence ATGAGTCATCAACGGACTCTCAAACAGTCAGAAGAGGGAAGTACAGCTACCAATGATGGTAGTCTTGTTGACCAACCTCTTGTGGTTACTCCATTGGGTGGTGCTAGAGAAGTCGGTCGATCTTGTTATCATGTCCAAACGCCGGAGTTGGATTTCCTTGTTGACTGTGGACTCAACCAGGGCTCCGGTGGTCAGTTCCCAAAACTGAGGGAGATTGACGAAGGACAGATTGACGCCGTATTTCTCACGCATGCCCATATCGATCACTCAGGAGGACTTCCAGTACTGGAGCATCGCGGCCTTCTCGCAGCTGATGCCCCTCTTATCACGACACGACCGACAACGGCACTTTGCCATACTCTCCTTCATGATTCAATTAACATTCATGAGGAACAGGCCCGCCAACAGGGCCGAAAGCAACAATTCACCAGAGATGACGTCCATGACGTTCTTGAGCGGTTTAAACCACATCGCTACGGAACCCATACCCTCTCTCGAGATCTCCCTCGAATCGATACCCTCGCTGATATCGAATACAAACTCGGTGGAGCAGGCCATCTGCTTGGTAGTGCTTGGCTCGCCATTGAATACGGTGGCCGTCGCGTTGTGTTCTCTGGTGATATTGGGGGTCGATCAGCTCATCTTCCTGATTGGGAGGCGCCTCCACCTGCAGATACGCTCTTCTTGGAGAGTACGTATGGGGACCGCCAGCAACACCGCTCGTTAAAATCAGCACGGAACCAACTCTATCAAGAAACTTTGGACGCTGTGAAGAACGGTATTCCGGTTCTCATTCCAACCTTCGCTGTGGGGCGAGCCCAAGAAGTGATGCAGATATTCCGCGAACGCTTTCCCCACGAGCCAGATGATGTCCAGGAGAAACTGGAGGTTATCTACGATGGGATGGCACGAGATGCCACTGCTGCCTATCATGCCTATTCTATTGGGGAATTCGTCAATGAAAAGATCAACAACTGGCGGATGAACGCTCAAGACAACGAGCCCTTCCTTCCGGACTGTGCATGGTACCCAGAAAATAATTCTGAGCGTGCCCCAATCCTCGATGGTGATAGCGCTCCGATTATCGTCGCACCTTCTGGAATGCTTACTGGGGGCACCTCACCGCTGTATCTTACTGCACTTGCGGAAAAATATGATGAGGCACGTGTTTTCTTAATTGGTCACCAGGCGGAGGGGACACCAGGAAAAGTCCTGCAAGATGCTTCAGGTACCCATGTAGAAGTCTCTCTCCCAGTAACACCATTCACTGATCTGGATCTTGAGGCCGACGACAGCGGCAATACCACAGTAACGATCCCAACGTCTTGGATCCAAACCATCTCTGGTTTTAGCGGACACTGCGCTCGTCAAGTTCTGTCTGAGTTCGCTCAGGATGTCGACGCAAAGCATGTCGCACTTGTCCATGGACCAAGCGCTGCTCAGAAAGAGTGCAGAAACTACCTTGACAAGAGACTCAACGCAGATGTCGTAAGTCGGGCTATAATGGGAACGCCAATTCCCGTTTATGGTGCTACTTCAGGGGAACTCACAAATGTTGATCTAAGTGATGGGGCTGCCACTGCTGCAACCGTCCGCCCTCAAAGTGAGGTTGATACAGACCATGTTACAGATACGCTTGTCGATGACGATGAATCGAGTAGCGAATTTGAAGCCGAGAACCTAGAGACAGAGAAGGAGGTAGAGCTGAGTGTTGGAGAGCGCATCGACGCATTGGAGGAAAAAATAAAGCAACTTGAAGCAGAACTGGTGGCTGCCCGTCACGAGGGTCGATGGACCGAGGGCGAACTTCGACGACTTATTCGCTCGGTACTAGATAGCGGGTCTACGATCCCTGGGAGTGTGAGTGGCCCTCAATTTAAGGAACACACGCTTGATTCTCTCTTAGAAATCGACGGGGTAGGGACAAATATCCTCGAGAATCTCAACGAGAACGGGTATCAGTCAATAGCTGGTATCAAGAGTGCTTCTGTATCAGATCTAACTAACGTTGATGGAATAGGCAAGAAGATCGCCACTAGGATGTTAGAACAAACGCATAGAGAGTCCTGA
- a CDS encoding DUF7342 family protein, with product MDDWTETMTARDRIEAVALTLREPRSVNWIKEQAEVGSWETAKSQLEYLTDAGQLTTVEMDGNTRYKIDPMRAYLDHIQELVVENTKDELRDELEAIASEIAEWKHEYDVDSLQDLETSLGEEFPSEEVRDRRKVISYWEENEHHRQLLTNALGLYDDLSAQDHGSDPSQPQHAD from the coding sequence ATGGATGACTGGACCGAAACGATGACTGCTCGAGATCGGATCGAAGCCGTTGCCCTCACACTCCGTGAGCCGAGGTCGGTCAACTGGATCAAAGAGCAAGCGGAGGTTGGTTCCTGGGAAACAGCGAAATCCCAACTCGAGTATCTTACTGATGCAGGCCAGCTTACGACCGTCGAGATGGACGGCAATACACGCTACAAGATCGATCCAATGCGGGCGTATCTCGATCATATCCAAGAGCTTGTCGTCGAGAATACGAAAGACGAGCTTCGAGACGAACTGGAGGCAATCGCCTCGGAAATTGCAGAGTGGAAGCACGAATACGACGTTGATTCACTGCAAGATCTTGAGACATCGCTTGGGGAAGAGTTCCCTTCAGAAGAGGTCCGGGACCGACGAAAGGTGATCTCTTACTGGGAGGAAAACGAGCACCATCGCCAGCTACTCACCAACGCACTTGGGCTATACGACGATCTTTCGGCACAAGACCACGGTTCAGACCCCAGCCAACCTCAACACGCCGACTGA
- a CDS encoding type II toxin-antitoxin system HicA family toxin yields the protein MGRRTFSGMEVVKVLVNVGGFEWRRTTGDHAQLYYEHPTNEDDRRQVTVPLHNELRTGTLRSIAESAGAHDFDAFCNWIDENA from the coding sequence ATGGGACGGCGAACGTTCTCCGGAATGGAGGTCGTGAAGGTGCTGGTCAACGTCGGTGGGTTCGAGTGGCGACGAACGACCGGCGACCACGCCCAACTGTACTACGAACACCCGACGAACGAAGACGACCGCCGACAGGTGACCGTCCCACTGCATAACGAACTCCGTACAGGAACGCTCCGAAGCATCGCCGAAAGCGCCGGAGCACACGATTTTGATGCATTCTGCAACTGGATCGACGAAAACGCCTGA
- a CDS encoding DNA primase, whose amino-acid sequence MTGEWREATREELHTYYTETFPDQLDSLPSFLTASGPKQYAIAFREAYPIQKQNAPDRSFIRRDTWQTSRSGDRTSQQFDSRADLVKFIQYPARYDPAQGNDYALVDPDLVEQPEPRPDAVYYALDHWERSWVLAVDIDAKDIAAQRASSETTGETGNVEAEHLRTTGVFDSPPKGYPYAFEDIEQALEYGFTAQEIFEDDFAAEETMVVYSGQGCHVYLLDTDRGHRYDEQSREVINDLLLDEYEIPIDPVVTADRRRVMRLPYSLHADISRVVQPIDDPGFDFRTEATPDFLQL is encoded by the coding sequence GTGACTGGGGAGTGGCGAGAAGCGACCCGTGAGGAGCTCCACACTTACTACACAGAGACGTTTCCAGACCAACTCGACTCACTCCCATCATTCCTCACAGCCAGTGGCCCGAAGCAGTACGCTATCGCCTTCCGAGAGGCATACCCGATCCAAAAGCAGAACGCTCCTGATCGGTCGTTTATCCGTCGCGATACCTGGCAAACCAGCAGGTCCGGTGATCGAACCAGCCAGCAGTTCGATTCACGAGCGGACCTCGTCAAATTCATCCAGTACCCCGCCCGCTACGATCCCGCGCAGGGCAACGACTACGCGCTCGTTGATCCTGACCTTGTAGAGCAACCGGAGCCACGCCCCGATGCCGTCTATTACGCACTCGATCACTGGGAGCGGTCGTGGGTACTCGCGGTCGATATCGACGCGAAAGACATCGCAGCACAGCGCGCTTCCAGTGAAACAACTGGTGAAACCGGCAACGTCGAGGCAGAACACCTTCGAACTACAGGCGTCTTCGACAGCCCACCCAAGGGCTATCCCTACGCGTTTGAGGATATCGAGCAAGCTCTCGAGTACGGCTTCACAGCCCAGGAGATCTTCGAGGACGACTTCGCGGCTGAGGAAACGATGGTCGTCTACTCGGGCCAGGGCTGCCACGTCTACTTGCTCGATACGGACCGTGGGCACCGCTACGACGAGCAAAGCCGGGAGGTGATTAACGACCTGCTCCTCGACGAATATGAGATCCCCATCGATCCAGTGGTCACGGCTGACCGGCGCCGGGTGATGCGGCTGCCGTACTCGCTACATGCCGATATCTCGCGTGTCGTCCAGCCTATCGACGATCCGGGATTCGATTTCCGAACCGAGGCGACGCCCGATTTCCTTCAACTATGA
- a CDS encoding sulfite exporter TauE/SafE family protein → MFDFSFGFPLIILLVGIAFLSGIGGTTVGPGGIFLTISLYSLTPISSGTVAGTAHAAFIATGLVGSAAYVHSGEMKTGDARAMALILSLSSIIGALIGAYVNSFVPRTIFGLLLGVVAMATGITIVYRERRGLSPLYQLDAARREGQVVLGVLGFALGITSGLLGVGGPVIAVPALILIGVPMLLALAVAQVQSIFIATFATTGYLFQGNVSLPLAVLVGLPLLAGAVVGWKVAHLVNPAKLKVALGIVLIVVGPYLAL, encoded by the coding sequence ATGTTCGATTTTTCATTTGGGTTCCCGCTCATCATATTGCTTGTGGGGATCGCGTTTCTCTCTGGTATTGGTGGTACTACAGTTGGCCCAGGAGGCATTTTTCTGACAATTTCGTTATATTCACTGACACCAATTTCGTCGGGCACGGTTGCAGGAACGGCACACGCCGCCTTCATTGCGACTGGTCTCGTCGGGAGTGCTGCGTACGTTCACTCTGGAGAGATGAAAACCGGCGATGCACGCGCGATGGCGCTTATACTCAGTCTCTCAAGTATCATTGGGGCCCTCATCGGCGCGTACGTGAACTCTTTCGTCCCGAGAACGATCTTCGGACTCCTGCTCGGTGTCGTTGCGATGGCGACTGGTATCACTATCGTTTATCGTGAACGGCGCGGTCTCAGTCCACTGTACCAGCTGGATGCGGCAAGACGAGAGGGGCAGGTCGTCCTCGGCGTCTTGGGATTCGCTCTCGGAATCACCAGCGGATTATTAGGTGTCGGGGGTCCTGTGATCGCAGTTCCGGCGCTGATCCTGATTGGCGTCCCGATGTTGCTGGCTCTCGCGGTCGCTCAGGTGCAATCGATCTTCATTGCAACGTTCGCAACCACCGGATACCTCTTCCAAGGCAACGTGTCGCTGCCACTCGCAGTATTAGTTGGGCTACCTTTGCTCGCAGGCGCCGTTGTCGGATGGAAGGTGGCTCACCTGGTTAACCCTGCTAAATTAAAAGTGGCATTGGGTATTGTTCTCATCGTCGTCGGGCCCTATCTCGCACTGTAA
- a CDS encoding PQQ-binding-like beta-propeller repeat protein: MAGEWPTYRFDSQNSGYNPDSDGIRDVEHDWTHDIRGTPGLADGEMYLNGSRRDPETGTAQSSVSLELAVQGQPTVTDDYVFVTDVRYLYCLTADAKEVVWESEKVEGIFGGSPTVDGETVFVVHGGGANDYDGTRVRAFDVASGDERWQYDADGRSTPAVADGTVYVSGQDGLHSIDAESGDERFVLPEPLSDWSSPAATADLVYAVTADHDHEKELVAVETADGTVRWRTAVADGLARFGSAPVVAEDFVYATTDEGLVALDRADGTVATRFGSGVPVARAGDVLYATKDGRVYAYDAESGNRLWKHTTDEVRGSDTVSQFVTGLTPGDETVYIQAADGFHRLVSSP; this comes from the coding sequence ATGGCGGGCGAGTGGCCGACGTATCGGTTCGACTCGCAGAATAGTGGCTACAACCCCGACAGCGACGGGATTCGGGACGTAGAGCACGACTGGACGCACGATATACGAGGAACGCCGGGTCTTGCTGACGGAGAGATGTATCTTAACGGTAGCCGCCGCGACCCCGAAACAGGGACGGCCCAGTCGTCAGTCTCCCTGGAGTTAGCTGTACAGGGTCAGCCGACCGTCACCGACGACTACGTGTTCGTCACGGATGTCAGGTATCTATACTGCCTCACGGCTGACGCCAAAGAGGTCGTGTGGGAAAGCGAGAAGGTGGAGGGGATCTTCGGTGGGTCTCCGACCGTCGACGGAGAAACGGTGTTCGTAGTCCACGGTGGCGGGGCCAACGATTACGATGGAACTCGTGTTCGGGCGTTCGATGTCGCTTCGGGGGACGAACGCTGGCAGTACGATGCGGACGGTCGTTCGACACCGGCGGTCGCCGACGGGACGGTGTACGTCAGCGGCCAAGACGGGTTGCATTCCATCGACGCCGAATCGGGGGACGAACGGTTCGTCCTCCCCGAGCCCCTTTCGGATTGGTCGTCGCCAGCCGCCACGGCGGACCTCGTGTACGCGGTGACGGCGGATCACGACCACGAGAAGGAACTCGTCGCAGTCGAGACGGCAGACGGAACGGTTCGCTGGCGAACGGCTGTCGCAGACGGACTGGCGCGTTTCGGAAGCGCGCCGGTCGTGGCCGAGGATTTCGTCTACGCGACCACAGACGAGGGACTCGTGGCGCTCGATCGCGCCGACGGGACGGTGGCGACGAGGTTCGGCAGCGGCGTCCCAGTCGCTCGCGCCGGAGACGTGCTCTACGCGACGAAAGATGGGCGAGTGTACGCGTACGACGCCGAAAGCGGGAATCGACTCTGGAAGCACACGACCGATGAAGTGCGGGGGTCAGACACGGTCTCGCAGTTCGTTACCGGTCTTACCCCAGGCGACGAAACCGTGTACATTCAGGCTGCTGACGGGTTTCACAGACTGGTCTCCTCACCGTAA
- a CDS encoding primase-associated protein codes for MSRETPVDDEYTAYRVAALPRDEGESQLTQLFERGYQRWMVDGEQQTEKLLVDIERFTTGAFTPSTREEAAERPYVDDPGVLAVLTTLGAVCIMDHPKLEDTPPRHLALLGDLRELYVNNIGSLVREYEDWSLHQEIAETLYAKAPGEDGVHPGRVCTDITTNPEFGEGYYLEIPLVAASRKCLARTDGDEGEQGEIQAHVADNNLYVPVSDFMAKYREYAKDAFGRLLAVQEETLTAEQRSWLTANESAISERIDRFFQAGQTHRVWENWSRQKRDLLTIINAVTAADDNVAELGETQTASDLYKAVDAYDPDRTWERQVCESISSARSLGAVLSRNRDHASVTVENARLNRYTLTDYSDGAQPLHINKLEDLFELPCMAAMNERLQEKKPVRKDLFNLVRMAWWLPQYRDASMAEFISDVKDLFSRWPWYEDEVTEYQIRYELDNDIGGEIPLPMNCTNDDMQRYCIGRDQCPYSIYGSLPFPDQMYEQIDDHGEYPTQ; via the coding sequence ATGAGCCGAGAGACACCAGTGGACGACGAATACACGGCGTATCGAGTCGCGGCTCTCCCACGAGACGAGGGCGAGTCCCAGCTCACGCAGTTGTTCGAGCGTGGGTATCAGCGGTGGATGGTCGATGGCGAGCAACAGACGGAGAAGCTGCTTGTCGACATCGAGCGATTCACCACCGGTGCGTTCACGCCGAGCACACGAGAGGAGGCAGCCGAGCGTCCCTACGTAGACGATCCGGGAGTGCTGGCTGTTCTTACGACGCTCGGGGCGGTCTGCATTATGGACCATCCGAAACTCGAGGATACGCCGCCCCGTCATCTCGCGCTTCTCGGTGATCTTCGCGAACTCTACGTCAACAATATCGGATCGCTCGTTCGCGAGTACGAGGACTGGTCGCTCCACCAGGAGATCGCCGAAACCCTCTACGCGAAAGCACCCGGCGAAGACGGCGTCCATCCGGGTCGAGTCTGTACAGATATCACAACCAACCCCGAGTTCGGCGAAGGATACTACCTCGAGATTCCGCTCGTCGCCGCCTCACGAAAGTGCTTGGCCCGTACGGATGGCGACGAGGGGGAGCAGGGCGAGATTCAGGCCCACGTCGCGGACAACAATCTGTATGTTCCCGTCTCGGATTTCATGGCGAAGTACCGCGAGTACGCCAAAGACGCGTTTGGACGTCTACTCGCAGTTCAAGAGGAGACGTTAACAGCGGAACAGCGAAGCTGGCTCACTGCGAACGAGTCCGCAATCAGTGAGCGCATCGACCGCTTCTTCCAGGCCGGACAGACCCACCGCGTGTGGGAGAACTGGAGTCGACAAAAACGTGACCTCTTGACGATCATCAACGCAGTGACCGCTGCAGACGACAACGTTGCCGAACTCGGTGAGACACAAACTGCAAGCGACCTCTACAAAGCGGTTGACGCGTACGACCCGGACCGAACGTGGGAGCGACAGGTCTGTGAATCCATTTCCTCAGCGCGAAGTCTCGGTGCGGTTCTCTCGCGGAACCGCGATCACGCGAGCGTCACCGTCGAGAACGCACGCTTGAATCGGTATACGCTTACCGACTACAGCGACGGTGCTCAACCACTCCACATCAATAAGCTCGAAGACCTGTTCGAGTTGCCCTGTATGGCAGCGATGAACGAGCGCCTCCAGGAGAAGAAACCCGTCCGGAAGGATCTGTTCAATCTGGTGCGGATGGCGTGGTGGCTCCCCCAGTATCGGGACGCGAGTATGGCGGAATTCATCAGCGACGTGAAAGACCTGTTCTCGCGGTGGCCCTGGTACGAGGACGAGGTGACTGAGTACCAGATTCGGTACGAACTCGACAACGATATCGGCGGCGAAATCCCTCTCCCGATGAATTGTACGAATGATGATATGCAACGGTACTGCATCGGGCGTGACCAGTGTCCCTACTCGATCTATGGAAGTCTTCCCTTCCCCGACCAGATGTACGAACAGATCGATGACCACGGAGAGTACCCGACCCAGTAG